From the Drechmeria coniospora strain ARSEF 6962 chromosome 02, whole genome shotgun sequence genome, the window CCAAATTGAACTCGAGCTCGCGCGAGCGGCCGTTGTAGACGTGAATGGTGcagatgtcgtcgacggccacgagccagcggccgtcggcggagccGCATATGTCCTGGATCCGATGCTTCTTGCCCCATTCGAGCATGGTATCGTCGTGCACCTGATAAGTGCAGAGGCTGTGATTCTTGTCAAGGGTGCCGAGGACAAAGGACGCGCTGTCGGCTGCCCAAACGCAGCCGCTGACCGGCTCGTCAAACCTTCTAATCTTCTTGAGCAAGGAACCTGTCTGCGAGCGGCGAGGCAAAGGGAAGAATTGTCAGCCGAGCGGACCTAGCCGGCGGACGAGAGGCCGGGGGCGGGGGAGGCGATTTGGCCGCTCACCTTGACATCCCAGAGGCGCGCAAGCTTGTCCTGCGAGCACGTCACAATCAGCGCGTCGTCCGGGCTCCACGCGAGGTTGCCGACGCCCATCTCGTGATCCgcgaggctgccgacgacggcaaaggtGTTCGTGTCCCAGATGACGACGTTGTCCAGGCTTCCGCTGGCGGCCAGCCTGGACCCGTCGTGCGAAAATTGCACCTGCCACACCTCTCCGCCGAGGTCGGTCAGCTCGAGGGCCGCGACGCTGGGGAACTTCTGCCGGTTGCAGAAGTGGTCCGAGtagagcgacggcggcgtggcgGCCGTGTGGTAGAGGCAGGTGTCGATCTGTCTCTGCTTCacctgctcgaggaggacggcgagccgGCTCTCGGGCAGCATGACCGAGGGAGAGATGAATCCTGCAAGGCATGTCAGGGACGCGcggggcgaggcggcgacgagcatgacCGGCTGCCGACTCACGAGACAATTCCGACAGCAGCTGCTTGCGTGACAGCCCTTGGGCGCCGTCCCACTGGGCCTTTGCCATGAGATCCTTGGCCGAGGTGCACATGAGCAGGCTCGACAGGAAGTGCAGCTTGTCCGTGTCCTGGTAGAGCGGCGTCAACTCGCCCCGCAgaacgacgagggcgcggccCATCTCTCTCTCctccagcagctcgaggaaCTTTTGCTGCCGTAGCCAGAATTTCATCAGGTCCcgatcggcggcggcggcgaggacgagaccgTTTCCGTttccgttgccgccgccgctcccgcCTCCTtgactcgccgccgccgccgacgactcggccaaggcagcgccggccagcagctcctcggcctcggcccaggagccggcgaggacggcggagCGGAAGGCGGAGACGGTGTGGCTCTCCAGGCTGTAGCCGCTGTCCCGGCTGacgctctcggccgccgcctggtATCCCATGTCGGAGAGCGCCTGGATCAGGATCCTCGTGACCTCTTCGCGGTTGTGGCCGAAGtaggtcgtcgccgcggtcCTCTCGCCATTCGAGGATCCGTTCGTCGTCAGCGATAGCTTGCGGGCTCCGTTAGTGACGCCGTtgggcgatgccgtcgtcgatccgTTGGACCGGGGTGCGGCGCTGCCGTTCGAGTGGCCGGtttcgctgccgtcgaccaACATGACAATGCTATCACGTCTTCTTCGCTTAGGAGGGTGCTCGGCAGCGGCTCCGGCGGATGAggagtcggcgtcggcgtcggcgtcggcgtcggcgaatGAGGCTACCGACTCTCCCTGCGGCTGGGAGCCCGAggaccgccgtcgtcggcccaaGACTTGGGGCGCGGGGGTCGAGGCTTCGGGAGCTCTGGCTGCGGAAGATGCTATGTTCGCAACGGCCGAGGCTCCTGACGAGGCTCCTCGATCGCGGACTCGTCGTGGCGTCGTGGGGGTTGGTGCTGAGATGGCTGTGCTGAGAGGTGCTGGGTCGGGGGGCGGGGTGGATGGGTGGTCGGAGGCGTCGAGGGGGGAACGAGGATGGCGAACTTGGTCCACGACGACCTCTCCGCGGCCGGGAACCGCGGTaggagcgggagcgggatCGAGGTTGGCCAGGGAGGCAGCTCCGGGTCGGCCGTGGCAGGACGGTGGCGGGACCGGGcggagggcgaggggggggaggcaaCGCGGCGGGCGGATTGAAGGAGCCGCCGATGGGCCCGACAGACTGGCGTTGCTGTCTCGAGGTCGTAGGATGATGAAGGTGCCGGTGAGCTGCAAGGTGGACGTTGCTCTCTGCGAGGAAGCGGGACGACGACTGCACACGTGAAGTAGGCTCGCCGGTCCCTTGGGCACTGGTTCTGGCCGGCCACCAaaccaagtacttatagggcccatgtactgtaccaaTGGCGGTGACGTCGGCTGCGCGGGTGGTGGAGCGGTACGGACGAGTTACTCATGCACCTGCTGGTACTTGTAACCTGTTAGCAGCACGAATGTGCTGCACCTACTAACTAAGAGCATGACTGTAGCAGGTACCGAGCTGCATGTACCATTACCTGCCAGGCTACCACCAAGGTGCTAGGTACCGAGTAgctgcagtacagtaagtacttacatcgACGCCTACACCCACTGCTTGTggttacctacctagtaggtacctagtagtacctagtaccaagtacggagtacactacagtacatctacttgcagtacgtaAGTGCACTATACTGGTGCGGGAGCGTACTGTATCTACACTACAGTAAACCACCCACCAGTCTCCCACCACCACATTCATTCACCACCACATTCATTCACCAACCTCCATCTCCAACCACGGTCGACGAGACGCGACGGCAACGCTGCCGACTAGATACAAACGCTGCTTGGGCCTGCGCTCGGCTCGTTCAGCGAGGCCAGCAGCGCATCGTATGCGTCGAATACGCACCAAAAATGTGCAGAGATTGTATCCATTTGACCGTCGTACGTGTACTTTGTAAGCGGACAAGTAGGGTTCGCCCCAAGGATCGTGGCCAATCTGAATGCCGCACCGCAGGGACCGATTCAGCAGGCAGTCCTGGCTGCTGTGATGGACGTGCCAACAATTCTGGTTCATTGGACCTCGAAGACAATGGTGAACCGACCTTTCTCTGTACGTCTGCCTTGACTGTGATTCCACCAGGGAAACGACAACATTCCGAGTCGTGTCGGATTTAGACGTGTGGCCCTCTTTCCCAACGCAtttccgacgccgtcgtaTGCCGGCATGACCAAGGGATGTGGTATGAGAAATGTTTGTGTTGGGATACATAAAATATTCATTTGAAGCCAGTGGACATTGGTTTCGTTGACAGCTCGGTCGAACAAGACCTCCCGAAGCGATGCACTCACCAACTGCGGCAGATGTGTCTGGATCGTCGTGTTCGATCGACCATTGCTGCACTCGTCGCGATCATTCACTGACGCTACCGTGTGCCGCCTTAGGCGTggtattttttttttttttttggaaTAGTAGATTCGAATACGCAGTGGCAGCTGTAGGTACAGTTGAATAAATCAGGCTCCTTGGGCGTCGCTTCTCTAATGTAGAGGATTTCCGTTAGTCTTCAATTGACGTTTCCCTCGAGTACCAATACTAATCAATCTTACAATGAAAGGATACAATACCTCTGCAATGCTACTCTCCATCTCGCGGGTGCTCCGAGAAAGGCTCCGAGGGTTGCCCGTTCGTTGCGTATTTTCTCCAGACATTAATTATTTAGGCCTACAGGCATGAAAGGTCTGGAAGGAGACAATAGCATCCATCGATGGAGCGGCTACATTTCGGGTTCACCATTCGGTTCGCCGCAGGACGATAATAGGTGCTCGTTGGATGCTCGGTATTGAAAATGGGCTGGCAGATGTGATCGCCTAGCTATTCCTGCCAGCAGTGATCAAGACCTATGCAACGGCCGGGTCGGTATTCGCtgatggcgaggatgacCACTTACTTTGACAATTTGATATGGTGCGAATAGTTGATACTGCAACACTCGTAGAGTTTGTCGTCAAAAGATttccatcgtcctcgtcgaacTGATGCGGATTCGGCGAGAGCCCaagccaacgacggcgaatGCAAGCCCCAACAAGAGagtcgagcacggcggctTTTCGCCATTGCTCGTTGAAAGCAGTCAAACGGCATCGTTCCGGCAAACTGCTGCTGTCATGCAGCCGTGGTGAGCTGTGATGCTGGTCCGAGATGCCAAGACGCCGGCCTCTGAGTGACGCCTGCCTCTTCCTTCTGCGTTGGTCGGCGGGTACGAGAAAGGGAAATAATCATCAAAGAGTTTGTGGCATCAACCGTGGCGCATAAAATAGATAAAATTTCCCTTTGCACACATCTGCTTTCTTTTCTTGCCAACGGCCCGATGCTGGCATAATTCTGATGcattgcatgtacgtgcGTGTGCCGGCAGTGTTCAGGGTACTGGCTTGATCTTCATCCAGCGTATTCTAGAAAAGGGGCATCGCCTCGGGCCTGTACAGGGGCCCACGCCACGACAACGCCGACGCTGGCTGGCTTTTCAGGGAGATGGAAGGTAATTAGAATCTATTTTCCAGCCTCATGCCTCGGCAAGAGCGCAAAGTTGACGACTCTCCACATTGTGACGGACCTGAACGAGTCCCCCATGTCCCGTCGTCGGGACCAGACCGGCTCTGAAGCCAATGGGGTAAGGGAGGCGTTGATCTGTCTCATGCTGTAACCGTACACCCACAAGTGCTGGCCGTCTGCATGTATCGGTAGGTAAGCACCTCGATCCTAGCACTTTGGAGC encodes:
- a CDS encoding WD domain-containing protein; the protein is MGPISTWFGGRPEPVPKGPASLLHVCSRRPASSQRATSTLQLTGTFIILRPRDSNASLSGPSAAPSIRPPRCLPPLALRPVPPPSCHGRPGAASLANLDPAPAPTAVPGRGEVVVDQVRHPRSPLDASDHPSTPPPDPAPLSTAISAPTPTTPRRVRDRGASSGASAVANIASSAARAPEASTPAPQVLGRRRRSSGSQPQGESVASFADADADADADSSSAGAAAEHPPKRRRRDSIVMLVDGSETGHSNGSAAPRSNGSTTASPNGVTNGARKLSLTTNGSSNGERTAATTYFGHNREEVTRILIQALSDMGYQAAAESVSRDSGYSLESHTVSAFRSAVLAGSWAEAEELLAGAALAESSAAAASQGGGSGGGNGNGNGLVLAAAADRDLMKFWLRQQKFLELLEEREMGRALVVLRGELTPLYQDTDKLHFLSSLLMCTSAKDLMAKAQWDGAQGLSRKQLLSELSRFISPSVMLPESRLAVLLEQVKQRQIDTCLYHTAATPPSLYSDHFCNRQKFPSVAALELTDLGGEVWQVQFSHDGSRLAASGSLDNVVIWDTNTFAVVGSLADHEMGVGNLAWSPDDALIVTCSQDKLARLWDVKTGSLLKKIRRFDEPVSGCVWAADSASFVLGTLDKNHSLCTYQVHDDTMLEWGKKHRIQDICGSADGRWLVAVDDICTIHVYNGRSRELEFNLDVGVRPTSVSISQDSRHLLVNKQDNEALLIDLVTRNSVQKFVGHTGGEYLIRSAFGGANESFVVSGSEDGNLFIWHKTTGVPVERLHAHMPRCNAATWNPTDPCMLASCGDDGRDAADAAEVDGNDEGDDEGDDGEDESVCVTVASFSNYSYEDGAGYDGDGYEGYGYGDAYDEDGDGDGDGDEDETEDED